Within Rhodothermaceae bacterium, the genomic segment AGACGATGGCTGTGACAGTGGCAGACGGTGCTATGGTAGATGCCTCGATCAGTTACCAGTAATAAAAGCTCTTTTCCGCATATCAATTAGGTACGTACCTCATGGCAGAAGATCATTCTCATTCAGCCCATCAGGAGGGGTTCTGGCGTAAGTACTGGTTTTCGACTGACCATAAAGTCATTGGAATCCAGTACGGGATCACAGCGATGCTGTTTTTGCTGTTTGGATTTGGCCTCATGCTGCTCATGCGGTGGCAATTGGCATCTCCCGGCGTGGAAATCCCTCTCCTTGGGGCGCTCACTCCAGAAATGTATAACCAATTCGGTGCCATGCATGGTACGATCATGGTATTTCTGGGGATTGTCCCGTTAGCAGTGGGTGCTTTTGGAAACTATGTAGTACCGTTGCAGATCGGTGCGCCGGATATGGCGTTTCCAAGGTTGAATATGGCGAGCTATCATTTCTATTTCTGGGGTGGCGTCGTCATGCTTGCCAGCTTCTTTGTGCCTGAGGGAGCCGCCAAAGCTGGCTGGACCTCCTATCCTCCTCTCGCGAATATTGAGACGATGGGCCAGACCATGTGGCTCTGGGGGATGGTGTTGTTGATTACATCTTCGCTGCTGGGTGCGGTGAATTTCCTGGTGACGATTATTCAACTGCGCACGGAGGGGATGACCTTCTTTAAGATGCCGTTCTTTGTTTGGGCACAGTTTATCACCGCTTTTCTCTTGCTCCTGGCCTTTCCTCCACTGGAGGCAGCAGGCTTCCTTCAGTTGGCAGACCGGCTCCTCGGGACGAGTTTCTTTATGCCGAGCGGCCTCGTCACCGCAGATGGGCCATTGGAAGTTGCAGGTGGTGGAAGTCCACTCTTGTGGCAGCATCTGTTCTGGTTTCTGGCACACCCAGAGGTATACGTGTTGATCCTCCCTGCAATGGGGATCGTAGCCGAAGTGTTGGCAAACAATACCCGGAAGCCGCTCTGGGGATACAAATTGATGATATACTCCCTCATATTCTTGGGATTCTTTTCCTTTATTGTATGGGCACATCACATGTTCATTACTGGAATGGGGACCACGATCAGTGCCTTCTTCCAGATAACGACGATGATCATTTCGATCCCCTCGGTCGTGATTTTGTCAGCGCTCTTCATTACACTTTTTGGAGGTTCTATCCGATTTAATGCCGCCATGTTGTTTGCCGTGGGTTTCGTACCGATGTTCGGGATTGGTGGACTTACAGGACTTCCGCTTGGTTTGGCTCCAACGGATATTCCGTTGCACGATACGTACTACGTGATTGGACATTTTCACTACGTGGTTGCACCGGGGACCATCTTTGCACTCTTTGCGGGCATTTATTACTGGTACCCCAAAGTTACCGGGCGTACGCTGAATGAGACACTGGGTCGGATTCATTTCTGGGGGTCTATGATCGCGATGAATGGCATCTTCCTCCCAATGCTTCATCAGGGGATGGCTGGGATGTCACGGCGCCTGTTTGATGGTGGATTGACCTACAGCTTTACGGAAGGAGTTCTCCATTACAATTCGATTATGGCAGTGTCCGCCGTTGTCCTTCTCCTGTTCCAGCTCCCGTTTATCTATAATTTCTTGACGAGTGCCAAATGGGGCAAAAAGGTTACAAAAAGCAATCACTGGGAAGCAACGACGCTGGAATGGTCTGCTGCCCCGACTCCCCCGGTCGGTCATGGAAATTTTGAGACCGTTCCTACGGTGTATCATGGACCGTATGAATACAGCGTACCCGGTCATGAGCTTGATTATTGCCCCCAGGGAGTACCTATTCAACTTCCCGACCACACTGATAAAACAGTCGAATCCTAGTTATACCAATGCAGATTCCCTACGAGGTAACGGCACGTCCAGATACTGGCGTCAACAACGCGAAGCTGGGCATCTGGCTATTTTTGGCTTCGGAGATCATGCTCTTTGGGGGCCTGTTTGCTGCCTACATATTCCTAAGAATTGGCGCGGAAGCATGGCCAGGGATGATGATGTATGGTACGGATACGATGGCCGAGCGTGCAGATCAGATCCTGAACGTGCCTCTGGCAACTTTAAATACAATGATCCTGATTGCATCCAGTGTCACCATGGTGATGTCCTGGGCGGCGCTCAAGATGGATCGATTTGATCGCTACAAGCTTTACATGGGACTCACAATCCTGTTAGCTTTGGGTTTCTTGGTCGTAAAGGCATTTGAGTATGGTGATAAGTTTGATCACCACTGGTATGCGTCAACGAATAATTTCCTTGGCGTCTACTTTGTGCTTACTGGATTGCACGCGATTCATGTCACCGGTGGGATCTTGGTGAATGCATACTTCTGGGGACCAGGGACGAAGATGTGGAAACAGGGAACACCGCGTGCGAAGGCTCACTTTACGAATCGGATCGAGGTTGCCGGACTGTACTGGCACTTTGTAGATTTGGTGTGGATATTCCTGTTCCCTATGATCTATTTGATTTAAGCAGACAAACGCGTTGAAATGGCCGAAGAAATGACTATGGAGGACATCAGGAGGCACGTAAAAGTGTATCTCGTGGTTTTTGCCTCTCTTGCTGTACTGACGGTTGTGACCGTGCTGGTTTCGTATCTGAGTATCCCGTTCGTACCTGCTTTGCTGATTGCTTTGGTAATTGCTACCGTGAAGGCTAGCTTGGTGGCGCTATATTTTATGCATCTAGTGAGCGAGAAGCAGGTCGTCTTATGGGTCTTACTCGTGTCGGGGATTTTTCTAATCGCCATGTTTGCACTCTTTATCGGAGCACATGCCGACCAAGAAGCCCTTGCGACGGTTGCCAAATTACTTCTGCCCGAGTATGTCGCTTAAGACCGTACATATCGTATTTATTATTTTCGCAACGGCTGTAAGCTTTATGTTTGGATTATGGGCATTAATCCGTGGGATGGAAGATGCTAGCGGAGCGATGGTAGGGATGGGGCTGATTGCGCTCATCTGCGGGATTGGCCTTGTTTTATACGGTGTTACATTTTGGCGTAAACTCAGGGAGTTAACATGAAGCGCGGAATCGCTCTTGTTGCTTTGTTCGCAGTTGCAACGCCAGTCTTGGCATGTGAATATTGTCTTGGTACAGGAACTGCGAATTCTGGAGTGATTCGTGCACTGGTTTTCTCCATGGCGTCTTTACTTACGGTGATTGGATTCGTGGGGGCAAGCATCGGGACGTTTTTTTTCAAGGTTCATCGCCGCGCAAAGGTTTTGGAATCAGAAAGAATATCAGGTCGTCCTGGTGATGATCAGTTGGTCGACCAATAACTAGAGATTGAGCCTAAGCATGAACGATTTAAGTAAATGGATGGGAATGCCACTTGATGCCTCGGGGCATGGAGTGGACATTGATATCATGATGAGTTGGGTACACTGGCTCATGCTAGTGTTGTTTTTGATTTGGGCACCGTTTTTTCTCTACTGTTTGTGGCGCTTCAATGCAAAGCGGCATCCTCGGGCCATTTATACGGGAGTAAAAAGTAAGATCTCTTCGTACTTGGAAGGAGGCGTAGTCATTGCTGAAGCGGTCTTATTGGTGGGGTTTGCACTGCCGATATGGGCTACGATCAAGAATGATTTTCCCGAAGAGTCAGAGTCAACGATCGTGAATGTGATTGCAGAGCAATTTGCTTGGAATGTAGTCTATCCAGGTGCCGACGGAGAATTTGGTCTCACAACACTCACGAAGCCGATTCAGATAGACACCAGTGACCCGAGAGGCGAGGATGATGTCATTATCACCAATACTCTTCACCTGGTGAAGGATCGTCCGGTGATCGTGAACCTTAGCTCCAGGGATGTCATCCACAGTTTTGCCCTTCCCAACATGCGCGTAAAGCAGGATGCTATCCCAGGTCTGGAAATTCCGGTCTGGTTTATTCCCAAAATGTCCACGAGCGAATTCCGACAGCAGATGGCAAAGGAGATGCCGATCTCGGAAAATGAACGGCGTCGGGCTCAGTATCCTCCGTACCGATGGATCGCGATGCGAGACTACCCGAATCCCACTGATTCGACGATGCTTGCAGAAGAAGGACAGCGGCTATCAACGAGAATCCTGACGAGACTGTACGAAGCCGGTATTACCGAAGTGTATGCTTCTCCAGAAATGGAGATCAGTTGTGCGCAGCTCTGTGGTGGTGCCCATTACAGTATGCGTGGTACCGTTATTGTTCACGATACGCAAGAGGAATTTGACGCGGTCCTTGCAGAAAACAGTTTCTGAGACTCGTAAGGTTACAATGCTGGTCTTCGTCGACCGGCAGAATACTGTCCAATTGATTGTCCCCGGGGATCAACTCAGGCCGGTATCATGAGGGTGATTGTCTTCGTGCATGCGTCACAAGATTCGGAGGCAGGGGTCATGCCATCTACTGAACTGCTCACATCTATGGGTGCCTATAATCAGGCATTGATCGAGGCGGGTATTATGCGGGACGGGGCTGGGCTGCGACCAACACGCGACGGGATGCGCGTAAGATTTGATGGCGATTCACGGACAGTTTCCAGAGGGCCGTTTAACCTTACTTCGGAATTGGTGTCTGGGTATTGGATATGGGAGGTGAAGGACATGGATGAAGCGATCGCCTGGATCAAGCAGTGTCCCAACCCATATCTTCAATCCGGTGAGGTTGAGATCCGGTCTCTGTATGAGCCAGAGGGTTTTATCGAATAGGGGAGTGGTGGCGTGGTTGTACGAAGAGCTGACCAACCTAACTTTCGTCAAGCGACCTACTGCGAGACACGGGTGCAGAATACAGGACGGGAGTTGTTGTGACCCTTGAACTGCATAAGCGGGTGATTGA encodes:
- a CDS encoding cytochrome C oxidase subunit I; the encoded protein is MAEDHSHSAHQEGFWRKYWFSTDHKVIGIQYGITAMLFLLFGFGLMLLMRWQLASPGVEIPLLGALTPEMYNQFGAMHGTIMVFLGIVPLAVGAFGNYVVPLQIGAPDMAFPRLNMASYHFYFWGGVVMLASFFVPEGAAKAGWTSYPPLANIETMGQTMWLWGMVLLITSSLLGAVNFLVTIIQLRTEGMTFFKMPFFVWAQFITAFLLLLAFPPLEAAGFLQLADRLLGTSFFMPSGLVTADGPLEVAGGGSPLLWQHLFWFLAHPEVYVLILPAMGIVAEVLANNTRKPLWGYKLMIYSLIFLGFFSFIVWAHHMFITGMGTTISAFFQITTMIISIPSVVILSALFITLFGGSIRFNAAMLFAVGFVPMFGIGGLTGLPLGLAPTDIPLHDTYYVIGHFHYVVAPGTIFALFAGIYYWYPKVTGRTLNETLGRIHFWGSMIAMNGIFLPMLHQGMAGMSRRLFDGGLTYSFTEGVLHYNSIMAVSAVVLLLFQLPFIYNFLTSAKWGKKVTKSNHWEATTLEWSAAPTPPVGHGNFETVPTVYHGPYEYSVPGHELDYCPQGVPIQLPDHTDKTVES
- a CDS encoding heme-copper oxidase subunit III, yielding MQIPYEVTARPDTGVNNAKLGIWLFLASEIMLFGGLFAAYIFLRIGAEAWPGMMMYGTDTMAERADQILNVPLATLNTMILIASSVTMVMSWAALKMDRFDRYKLYMGLTILLALGFLVVKAFEYGDKFDHHWYASTNNFLGVYFVLTGLHAIHVTGGILVNAYFWGPGTKMWKQGTPRAKAHFTNRIEVAGLYWHFVDLVWIFLFPMIYLI
- a CDS encoding cytochrome-c oxidase, with protein sequence MAEEMTMEDIRRHVKVYLVVFASLAVLTVVTVLVSYLSIPFVPALLIALVIATVKASLVALYFMHLVSEKQVVLWVLLVSGIFLIAMFALFIGAHADQEALATVAKLLLPEYVA
- a CDS encoding YciI family protein, which encodes MRVIVFVHASQDSEAGVMPSTELLTSMGAYNQALIEAGIMRDGAGLRPTRDGMRVRFDGDSRTVSRGPFNLTSELVSGYWIWEVKDMDEAIAWIKQCPNPYLQSGEVEIRSLYEPEGFIE